One region of Halohasta litchfieldiae genomic DNA includes:
- a CDS encoding universal stress protein, with product MYDRILVPTDGSSVAEAAVDHAVDLAAKYDAELHALFVADVDAVSYGLGTEQLDRISQGNFGGMTDLREDAEAATGYVREQAEPLGVSVVEHHAGGRPHAVVADYADEYDVDLIVMGSHGRSGVRRALLGSVTERTLRSTHVPVLVVDYLRDDE from the coding sequence ATGTACGACCGCATACTCGTCCCAACCGACGGAAGTAGTGTCGCCGAGGCAGCCGTCGACCACGCGGTCGACCTCGCCGCAAAGTACGACGCCGAACTCCACGCGCTGTTCGTCGCCGACGTCGACGCCGTCAGCTACGGTCTCGGCACCGAACAGCTCGACCGGATCAGTCAAGGTAATTTCGGGGGGATGACCGATCTCCGCGAAGACGCCGAGGCGGCCACCGGCTACGTCCGAGAGCAGGCAGAGCCACTCGGCGTCTCGGTGGTCGAACATCACGCCGGCGGTCGACCCCACGCCGTCGTCGCCGACTACGCCGACGAGTACGACGTCGACCTCATCGTGATGGGCAGCCACGGCCGGTCGGGCGTCCGACGCGCACTGCTCGGCAGCGTCACCGAACGCACGCTCCGGTCGACCCACGTCCCCGTCCTCGTGGTCGACTACCTACGAGACGACGAATGA
- a CDS encoding MinD/ParA family ATP-binding protein, whose translation MADGRVLAVAGAKGGVGKTTTAVNLGVALAEAGETVAIVEMDLAMANIVDFLQFEPDKTLHDVLSGTVTTTEALYAIEDRLHVLPAGTELADFNAINVAALAPVVRSLRPAYDWIILDTAAGVSPETIYPLRLSDEVIIVSTPRVASIRDAKKTIELADRVNGTVGGVVFVRAGTGKAPPPERLAGFLDADLLGSVPNDPTVAEAQDRSQPVSSYDPESPAAEAYQQIADNLILSAPNSGDDSEEVLGTGGVSDLQNAEKIAESAANADPDNLDGSTRPLEDDELSTTDAADDDSGFEFVKRKGDSK comes from the coding sequence ATGGCAGACGGGCGCGTCCTCGCGGTCGCCGGAGCGAAAGGCGGCGTCGGCAAGACCACCACAGCGGTAAATCTCGGCGTTGCGCTCGCCGAAGCAGGCGAGACAGTCGCCATCGTCGAGATGGATCTAGCGATGGCCAACATCGTCGACTTCCTCCAGTTCGAACCCGACAAAACCCTCCACGACGTACTGTCCGGAACCGTTACGACAACTGAGGCACTCTATGCTATCGAAGACCGACTCCACGTGCTCCCGGCGGGCACCGAACTCGCGGATTTCAACGCGATCAACGTCGCCGCACTTGCGCCGGTCGTCCGCAGCCTGCGACCGGCCTACGACTGGATCATCCTCGACACCGCCGCGGGCGTGAGTCCAGAGACGATCTACCCGCTTCGACTCTCCGACGAGGTGATTATCGTCTCAACGCCGCGGGTCGCCTCGATCCGGGATGCGAAAAAGACTATTGAGCTGGCCGACCGCGTCAACGGGACGGTCGGCGGCGTCGTCTTCGTCCGCGCAGGCACCGGCAAGGCACCCCCGCCGGAGCGATTGGCGGGCTTTCTCGACGCCGACCTGCTGGGCTCGGTGCCGAACGATCCGACAGTCGCCGAGGCTCAAGATCGGAGCCAGCCGGTCTCGTCGTACGATCCAGAGAGCCCGGCGGCCGAAGCCTACCAGCAGATCGCCGACAACCTGATTCTCTCGGCACCCAACTCGGGCGATGACAGCGAGGAAGTCCTCGGCACCGGCGGCGTGAGCGACCTCCAGAACGCCGAGAAGATCGCCGAAAGCGCGGCCAACGCCGACCCCGACAACCTCGATGGCTCGACCCGACCGCTGGAGGACGACGAACTGTCGACCACCGACGCCGCAGACGATGACAGCGGCTTCGAGTTCGTCAAACGCAAAGGCGACTCGAAGTAG
- a CDS encoding GNAT family N-acetyltransferase, whose translation MEIRPAAATDHEAIRDVAEASLDASYSHAVDDDTREQALKAWYDPDTVADRLDDDATAFIVAIEDGSVVGVVQGEVIEGPDLVGRIDWLHVDPKRRGEGVGSSLLSRIEQRLREQSVDVIEGRVLAANTAGGDFYVSHSFSETTERTVEIGGREFTERRYRKRYDGEEPTLSSFETDAEQLYIATDERERGSAGPFYPAYTDTDRNDRYGYVCGPCNSTDVGMDPMGRLECSDCGNARKPTRWDAAYL comes from the coding sequence ATGGAAATCCGGCCAGCAGCAGCGACCGACCACGAGGCGATCCGCGATGTGGCCGAGGCATCGTTGGATGCCTCCTACAGCCACGCGGTCGACGACGACACCCGCGAGCAGGCCCTCAAAGCGTGGTACGACCCCGACACCGTTGCCGACCGCCTCGACGACGACGCCACGGCGTTCATCGTCGCCATCGAGGACGGTTCGGTCGTCGGCGTCGTTCAGGGTGAGGTCATCGAGGGACCGGATCTCGTCGGGCGGATCGACTGGCTCCACGTCGACCCCAAGCGCCGCGGCGAGGGGGTCGGGAGTTCGCTCCTCAGTCGAATCGAACAGCGACTCCGCGAGCAAAGCGTCGACGTGATCGAGGGTCGGGTGCTGGCAGCCAACACCGCTGGCGGCGACTTCTATGTGTCCCATTCGTTCAGTGAGACCACCGAGCGAACCGTCGAGATCGGTGGCCGAGAGTTCACCGAGCGGCGATACCGGAAACGGTACGATGGCGAGGAGCCGACCCTCTCATCGTTCGAGACCGACGCCGAGCAGTTGTATATCGCCACCGACGAACGCGAGCGGGGGTCGGCTGGCCCGTTTTATCCGGCCTACACCGACACCGACCGCAACGACCGCTATGGCTACGTCTGCGGGCCCTGCAACAGCACCGACGTCGGGATGGACCCGATGGGTCGACTCGAATGTAGCGACTGTGGCAACGCGCGGAAACCCACCCGGTGGGACGCCGCCTACCTCTGA
- a CDS encoding ABC transporter ATP-binding protein, which produces MNDRQHDISWREKAAAIRNVVAFRPRFLAGLVVLGGCTAFLEGIGLSFIYPIMEVAQSDGETLPSGPIMDGFLTVYEIAGVPFELGYLVLGISGVMIIRFTSSFLVAWLRSILEMSYQEELRTQAFDSTLDADVGYFDDAGSDDILNAIITETRYSGRVIRRGVEAMETLFLMLIYLGIMLFIAPRMTLYAIVLLGGITYLLRNVIEPGYTVGDRVASANEAIQQSVQAGTQGIRDVKLFGLGEELFAEFLQSVRQYTRSSINLERNKAALQNGYDLAAALSLFALIYVGFRYSGLSLGALGILLFAMFRLAPLTSRLNSHVYQAEGNLSHLIRTQSFVERLQQQVEDTGERPVSEVRHIRFDGVSFSYDKDEQVLSGLSFEIEKGEFISFVGQSGAGKSTIVSLLARMYDPDRGDILANGVPIAEYDLTAWRERIAVVRQQPYIFNDTLANNVTIGNREATSADVERVCQIAKVDEFVDGLPNGYESQLGDDGVRLSGGQRQRLALARALLKDADFLVLDEATSDLDSSLERDVQAAIESMNREYGIIAIAHRLSTVQNADRIYTVDDGEIVETGTHHELLTDDGEYSKLYTIQSQG; this is translated from the coding sequence ATGAACGATAGACAACACGATATTTCGTGGCGGGAGAAGGCGGCTGCGATACGCAACGTCGTTGCGTTCCGACCGCGGTTCCTCGCTGGACTCGTCGTCTTAGGTGGGTGTACCGCGTTTCTCGAAGGAATCGGCCTCAGCTTCATTTATCCGATTATGGAGGTCGCCCAGTCGGATGGCGAGACGCTGCCCTCGGGTCCGATCATGGACGGCTTTCTCACGGTTTACGAGATAGCTGGCGTTCCGTTCGAGTTGGGCTATTTGGTGTTGGGGATCAGTGGGGTGATGATCATTCGGTTTACCTCCTCGTTCCTCGTTGCGTGGCTGCGGTCTATCCTGGAGATGAGTTACCAAGAGGAGCTACGGACCCAAGCGTTCGACTCCACGCTCGATGCTGACGTCGGCTACTTCGACGACGCGGGATCGGACGACATTCTGAACGCGATTATCACCGAAACGCGGTATTCGGGACGTGTGATTCGGCGCGGCGTCGAAGCGATGGAGACGCTGTTTTTGATGCTAATTTACCTCGGTATCATGCTGTTTATCGCCCCGCGGATGACGCTGTATGCAATCGTCTTGCTCGGTGGGATTACCTATCTCCTCCGCAACGTGATCGAACCGGGATACACAGTCGGTGATCGTGTCGCCAGCGCGAACGAGGCGATCCAGCAGTCGGTGCAAGCCGGCACACAGGGCATTCGTGACGTCAAACTGTTCGGTCTCGGTGAGGAACTGTTCGCGGAGTTCCTCCAGTCGGTCCGACAGTACACACGGTCGTCGATCAACTTGGAGCGGAACAAAGCCGCACTGCAGAACGGTTACGATCTCGCGGCCGCGCTCTCGCTTTTCGCGCTGATCTATGTCGGCTTTAGGTACTCCGGACTCTCGCTGGGCGCTCTCGGTATTTTGCTCTTTGCGATGTTCCGTCTCGCCCCACTCACGAGTCGACTGAACAGTCATGTGTATCAGGCCGAGGGAAACTTGTCGCACCTCATTCGAACCCAATCGTTTGTCGAACGGTTACAACAGCAGGTCGAAGACACCGGCGAGCGGCCGGTCTCCGAGGTTCGCCACATTCGATTCGATGGGGTCTCGTTTTCGTACGACAAGGACGAACAGGTACTCTCCGGGCTCTCCTTCGAGATCGAGAAAGGCGAGTTCATTTCGTTTGTTGGCCAGTCGGGGGCCGGGAAGTCGACAATCGTCTCGCTTCTGGCCCGGATGTACGACCCCGACCGAGGCGACATTCTGGCCAACGGGGTTCCGATTGCCGAGTACGACCTCACAGCGTGGCGCGAGCGAATCGCCGTGGTGCGCCAACAGCCCTACATCTTCAACGACACGCTAGCAAACAACGTGACGATTGGCAACCGCGAGGCGACCAGCGCCGACGTCGAGCGTGTCTGTCAAATCGCAAAAGTCGACGAGTTCGTCGACGGTCTCCCGAACGGCTACGAATCTCAACTCGGTGATGACGGGGTTCGGTTATCGGGTGGCCAACGACAACGGTTGGCACTCGCTCGGGCACTGCTGAAGGATGCGGACTTCCTCGTGTTGGACGAGGCCACGAGTGACCTCGATTCGAGCTTAGAGCGCGATGTACAGGCCGCAATCGAGTCGATGAATCGAGAGTACGGGATCATCGCTATCGCACATCGGCTCTCGACAGTGCAGAACGCGGATCGCATTTATACGGTCGACGACGGCGAGATCGTCGAAACCGGCACCCACCACGAGCTCCTGACCGACGATGGCGAGTATTCGAAACTGTATACGATCCAGTCACAGGGGTAG
- a CDS encoding glycosyltransferase family 2 protein, translating to MSDRETDKTVSVIIASHTWGRYGLFKEAIQSIQNQTYDDIELVLPLDGDPDMVETTELLTDGGVEITYNPETTGLAEARNRGADNASGDIYAFLDDDCVAAPDWVAELVDAFEDGAIAAGGPAIPEWPAERPIHIPREFDWLIGGGPYHDEATEIRNTYGCNIAFRADIFDELGGFDTAHGKNGNMAQAEETELCIRKHKSGSNER from the coding sequence ATGAGTGACCGAGAGACCGACAAAACGGTCTCGGTTATCATCGCCTCACACACCTGGGGACGATACGGGCTGTTCAAAGAGGCGATCCAGTCGATCCAAAATCAGACCTACGATGATATCGAGCTTGTCCTCCCACTCGATGGCGACCCGGATATGGTCGAGACGACTGAGCTACTGACTGATGGCGGTGTCGAGATCACGTATAACCCGGAAACGACGGGGTTAGCTGAAGCTCGGAACCGTGGCGCAGACAACGCCAGTGGCGATATCTATGCGTTCCTCGATGACGACTGCGTTGCGGCTCCCGACTGGGTTGCTGAACTCGTCGACGCCTTCGAGGATGGAGCCATCGCGGCTGGCGGTCCAGCGATACCCGAATGGCCCGCTGAGAGACCGATACACATCCCGCGTGAGTTCGACTGGCTGATCGGTGGCGGTCCATACCACGACGAAGCAACAGAGATCAGAAACACCTACGGCTGCAATATCGCGTTTCGCGCCGACATCTTCGACGAGTTGGGCGGCTTCGACACGGCCCACGGCAAAAACGGGAACATGGCCCAAGCAGAAGAGACTGAGCTGTGTATCAGGAAACATAAATCAGGCTCGAATGAACGATAG
- a CDS encoding NAD-dependent epimerase/dehydratase family protein, protein MNQSDPALTDKRVLITGGAGFIGSNLANYLSTANDVIAVDDLYLGTESNLVDDVTFKERSVLDDDLDEAVGDVDVLYHLAALSSRQMHESNPQQGVRVNVEGFVNTIESVRETCESVVYASTSSIYGDRTEPSPTSMDVEAETGYEASKLARERYAEYYSNHHGLNIAGLRFFSVYQGFGGNEAHKGQFANTVAQFADAIATGQQPELFGDGSQTRDFTHVDDVVRALDLTAAEQLTGVYNVGTGESYSFNEMVRLINDALGTDVEPIYVDCPFDGYVSDTLADTSTFRESTGWTPQVEFEEGVRRVCAPYTAPEAVEGIEVEG, encoded by the coding sequence ATGAACCAGTCCGACCCAGCCCTCACTGATAAGCGAGTGCTTATTACCGGCGGCGCTGGGTTCATCGGCTCGAACCTCGCGAACTATCTGTCGACCGCCAACGACGTCATCGCCGTCGACGATCTGTATCTCGGGACGGAATCGAACCTCGTCGACGACGTGACGTTCAAAGAACGGAGTGTCCTCGATGACGATCTCGACGAAGCAGTCGGTGACGTCGACGTGCTGTATCATTTGGCGGCGCTTTCCTCCCGCCAGATGCACGAGTCGAACCCACAGCAAGGGGTTCGGGTGAACGTCGAAGGGTTCGTCAACACCATCGAGTCCGTTCGTGAGACGTGTGAGTCAGTCGTCTACGCGTCGACGTCATCGATCTACGGGGATCGAACGGAGCCGTCTCCGACCTCGATGGATGTGGAGGCCGAAACGGGCTACGAGGCATCGAAACTCGCCCGGGAACGGTACGCCGAGTACTACAGCAACCACCACGGGCTGAACATCGCGGGGCTCCGGTTTTTCTCGGTGTATCAGGGGTTCGGTGGCAACGAGGCCCACAAAGGCCAGTTTGCGAACACGGTCGCCCAGTTCGCCGATGCAATCGCCACCGGCCAGCAGCCGGAACTGTTCGGTGACGGTAGCCAGACGCGTGACTTTACGCATGTCGACGATGTCGTTCGGGCGCTCGATCTGACTGCTGCCGAGCAGCTCACAGGCGTCTACAACGTCGGCACCGGGGAGTCGTACTCGTTCAACGAGATGGTTCGGCTCATCAACGACGCTCTCGGGACCGACGTCGAGCCGATCTACGTCGACTGTCCGTTCGATGGCTACGTGAGCGATACCCTCGCCGACACATCGACGTTTCGGGAGTCGACAGGATGGACGCCGCAGGTCGAGTTCGAAGAGGGAGTCCGACGAGTCTGTGCACCGTACACTGCGCCGGAGGCAGTCGAAGGGATAGAGGTGGAGGGATGA
- a CDS encoding DUF7520 family protein, translating to MSSGLRGQRVVVGLYLIIVAFTGFAGYMTASVVDQINPPRFLFLIEFPPTPLGLAAFGALTIGLLLGILLLAVTAVSTRFDDADPGSEESTESTDSAAQPTSSTPQSTDSVEQSTESTESTKSTKD from the coding sequence GTGTCCTCCGGACTGCGCGGCCAACGAGTCGTCGTCGGGCTGTATCTCATCATCGTCGCCTTCACCGGTTTCGCTGGCTACATGACCGCTTCCGTCGTCGACCAGATCAACCCGCCACGGTTCCTGTTTCTTATCGAGTTTCCCCCGACACCGCTGGGGCTGGCGGCGTTCGGCGCGCTGACTATCGGCCTCCTGCTTGGCATCCTACTGCTCGCAGTCACTGCGGTCTCCACCCGATTCGATGACGCCGATCCCGGTTCCGAGGAGTCGACTGAGTCGACAGATTCAGCAGCACAGCCGACCAGTTCGACACCACAGTCGACCGACTCCGTCGAGCAGTCAACCGAGTCGACCGAGTCGACCAAGTCGACCAAGGACTGA
- a CDS encoding preprotein translocase subunit SecD family protein produces MTLTRRRVVLCCGTAGVAGIAGCLGSVGENGDSPTGESTTEFTDINTTVDFRATLHLGTERLLFTASDIASIGAVSVSERMGPTVPVELTSDGTTGVTETAETVRLDETYGNAEIAIMLDGEELNRFGIAPSLASEMAAGEWDGSFILTFESRTQAETFHDRLTDTDSPSREAT; encoded by the coding sequence ATGACACTGACGAGACGCCGAGTGGTGCTGTGCTGTGGAACCGCGGGTGTGGCTGGCATTGCTGGCTGTCTGGGGAGCGTCGGAGAGAACGGCGATTCACCAACCGGTGAGTCGACTACCGAGTTCACCGACATCAACACGACCGTCGACTTTCGGGCGACACTCCATCTCGGCACCGAGCGTCTGCTGTTCACCGCGAGTGATATCGCTTCGATTGGTGCCGTCTCGGTGAGCGAGCGGATGGGACCAACCGTCCCAGTCGAACTCACGAGCGACGGAACGACCGGCGTCACCGAGACGGCCGAGACGGTACGGTTGGACGAAACGTATGGGAACGCAGAAATCGCCATTATGCTCGATGGCGAGGAACTCAATCGGTTCGGGATCGCTCCATCGTTGGCCTCGGAAATGGCTGCCGGCGAGTGGGACGGCTCGTTTATTCTCACCTTCGAGAGTCGGACGCAGGCCGAGACGTTCCACGACCGACTCACCGACACTGACTCTCCCTCACGCGAGGCTACATAA
- a CDS encoding cbb3-type cytochrome c oxidase subunit I — protein MGVFLVAVATWLTRVENWRSYTPVGGGSFIDKSGYVDAEKPAGIIRWLTTVDHKDIGILYGLYGIFAFAVGGLMVTVMRLDLITTESILGTATYNGLLTSHGITMLFLFGTPIIAAFANYLIPILIGADDMAFPRINAIAFWLLPPAALLIWAGFFAKPLGLFGPAQTAWTMYTPLSLGAAGGSGDMVGGAGVDLLLLGLHLSGVAATMGAINFIATIFTQRGEKVTWANLDIFSWTVLTQSGLILFAFPLLGSALVMLLADRNFGTTFFLSDGGNILYQHLFWFFGHPEVYILVLPMMGIISYVLPRFAGRQLFGFKFVVYSTLAIGVLSFGVWAHHMFATGMDPRLRTSFMAVSMAIAIPSAVKTFNWITTLWNGKIRLTTPMLFCIGFISNFIIGGVTGVFLASIPVDLVLHDTYYVVGHFHYIVMGAIAFAGFAGIYYWFPLVTNRMYQASLGKAHFWLTMIGTNITFFAMILLGYGGMPRRYATYLPQFASLHQMATVGALIIFVGQLIWFWNMVSSWFEGKRVESGDPWNLADDGVNTVEWQWFESKLETSLATDGGDEDADVATDGGQPVDETAETTDSE, from the coding sequence ATGGGGGTGTTTCTCGTCGCCGTCGCCACGTGGCTCACTCGGGTCGAGAACTGGCGATCCTACACGCCAGTCGGCGGTGGCTCATTCATCGACAAGTCGGGTTACGTCGACGCTGAGAAACCTGCGGGAATCATTCGCTGGCTGACGACGGTCGACCACAAGGACATCGGCATCCTCTACGGACTCTACGGGATATTTGCCTTCGCGGTCGGCGGGCTCATGGTCACCGTGATGCGGTTGGATCTCATCACGACCGAATCGATTCTCGGAACTGCAACCTACAACGGTCTCCTGACGAGCCACGGAATCACGATGCTGTTCCTCTTCGGAACACCGATTATCGCAGCCTTCGCAAACTACCTGATCCCGATACTCATCGGTGCCGACGACATGGCGTTCCCGCGAATCAACGCCATCGCCTTCTGGCTGTTGCCGCCCGCGGCACTCCTGATCTGGGCGGGCTTCTTCGCCAAGCCGCTCGGCCTGTTCGGACCCGCACAGACGGCGTGGACAATGTACACGCCGCTGTCGCTGGGGGCGGCTGGTGGGAGCGGTGATATGGTCGGCGGGGCTGGCGTCGACCTGCTGTTACTCGGATTGCACCTCTCAGGGGTCGCCGCGACGATGGGTGCGATCAACTTCATCGCGACCATCTTCACCCAGCGCGGCGAGAAGGTGACGTGGGCGAACCTCGATATCTTTTCGTGGACAGTCCTCACTCAGTCGGGGCTCATCCTGTTTGCCTTTCCCCTCCTGGGCAGCGCGCTGGTGATGTTGCTGGCTGACCGGAACTTCGGCACGACTTTCTTCCTCTCGGATGGCGGCAATATACTATACCAGCACCTGTTTTGGTTCTTCGGCCACCCCGAAGTCTACATCCTCGTGTTGCCGATGATGGGGATCATCAGCTACGTCCTCCCGCGGTTTGCGGGCAGACAGCTGTTCGGCTTCAAGTTCGTCGTTTACTCCACGCTCGCAATTGGTGTGCTGTCGTTCGGTGTCTGGGCTCACCACATGTTCGCGACCGGCATGGACCCACGCCTCCGAACCTCCTTTATGGCGGTGTCGATGGCGATTGCGATCCCCTCCGCGGTCAAGACGTTCAACTGGATCACGACGCTGTGGAACGGAAAGATTCGCCTGACGACGCCGATGCTGTTCTGTATCGGCTTCATCTCCAACTTCATCATTGGCGGCGTCACCGGCGTCTTCCTCGCGTCGATCCCGGTCGACCTCGTGCTTCACGACACCTACTACGTGGTCGGTCACTTCCACTACATCGTGATGGGTGCGATTGCGTTTGCTGGCTTCGCGGGCATCTACTACTGGTTCCCGCTTGTCACCAACCGAATGTATCAGGCCAGTCTCGGCAAGGCCCACTTCTGGCTGACGATGATCGGGACGAACATCACGTTCTTCGCGATGATCCTGCTGGGCTACGGCGGGATGCCGCGGCGATACGCGACCTACCTGCCGCAGTTCGCCAGTCTTCACCAGATGGCCACGGTCGGTGCGCTGATCATCTTCGTCGGTCAGCTCATCTGGTTCTGGAACATGGTGTCGTCGTGGTTCGAGGGCAAACGCGTCGAAAGCGGTGATCCGTGGAACCTCGCCGACGACGGCGTCAACACCGTCGAATGGCAGTGGTTCGAGAGCAAACTCGAGACCTCGCTGGCCACTGACGGTGGCGATGAAGACGCCGACGTGGCGACCGACGGTGGACAGCCAGTCGACGAGACGGCTGAGACGACCGACTCGGAGTAG
- a CDS encoding DUF6684 family protein yields METEIFDKETILDLMVNFIPLGIILFFFGVYSIYAPWGFDLLPSGQMYGIMGIMFVALLILTYISAKAIAGDEKRAAVYPQGQAGLDGAKTVDEIEHGIEADEAGAEPESAAAEADETAGSDAESETAESTKSE; encoded by the coding sequence ATGGAAACCGAGATCTTCGACAAGGAGACGATCCTGGACCTGATGGTCAACTTCATTCCACTGGGGATCATCCTGTTTTTCTTCGGCGTGTACAGTATCTACGCTCCGTGGGGGTTCGACCTCCTGCCGTCCGGACAGATGTATGGCATTATGGGAATCATGTTTGTCGCACTGTTGATACTGACCTACATCTCGGCGAAGGCCATCGCCGGCGACGAGAAGCGAGCGGCCGTCTACCCGCAGGGCCAAGCTGGCCTCGATGGTGCAAAGACCGTCGACGAGATCGAACACGGGATCGAAGCCGATGAGGCTGGCGCCGAACCGGAGAGCGCTGCTGCAGAGGCCGACGAGACCGCTGGTTCTGATGCCGAATCGGAGACCGCTGAGTCGACGAAATCCGAGTAG
- a CDS encoding DUF7541 family protein: MEETPGLSDQYRKASPWPVFIALGVPISELGLVFNVFPVAVAGLLLFCGCIAGMLQESGYVDVPWSALGVMALLLFVFGAAVLYLNPLSRVDLTLRAYAMIASGGILVSAVVAGKLFVPKQQLAS; this comes from the coding sequence ATGGAAGAGACCCCGGGACTCAGCGACCAGTATCGGAAGGCGAGTCCGTGGCCGGTGTTTATCGCCCTCGGCGTGCCGATCTCCGAACTCGGACTCGTGTTCAACGTGTTCCCGGTTGCGGTCGCCGGACTGCTGTTGTTCTGTGGCTGTATCGCCGGGATGCTTCAGGAATCGGGCTACGTCGACGTCCCGTGGTCGGCTCTGGGCGTGATGGCGCTGCTGTTGTTCGTCTTCGGTGCCGCGGTGCTGTATCTGAACCCACTGTCCCGCGTCGACTTGACACTGCGCGCGTACGCGATGATTGCAAGCGGCGGGATCTTGGTGTCGGCGGTGGTTGCGGGCAAACTGTTCGTCCCGAAACAGCAACTAGCCAGCTAA
- a CDS encoding VNG_1110C family protein encodes MPDPSHLRDSTQIELPAETLNGFRDQLEAEFTVTILQDDSTQCRIVGSPVEIKAVSGFLSRHGVALR; translated from the coding sequence ATGCCGGACCCCTCCCATCTCCGCGATAGCACGCAGATCGAACTCCCCGCAGAGACGCTCAATGGGTTTCGAGACCAGCTCGAAGCCGAGTTTACGGTGACGATCCTCCAGGATGATTCGACGCAGTGCCGGATCGTCGGCAGCCCAGTCGAGATCAAGGCTGTCAGTGGCTTTTTGAGTCGACACGGCGTTGCGCTTCGGTGA
- a CDS encoding OBG GTPase family GTP-binding protein, with protein sequence MGLEEEIESIREEISSTPYNKSTEAHIGRLKSKLAEKKEKLENQSSAGGGGGYSVEKHGDATVALVGFPSVGKSTLINALTNADSETGSYEFTTLDVNPGMLKYRGANIQILDVPGLIEGAADGRGGGKEVLSVVRTADLAVFLLSVFEIDQYERLDKELYYNKIRLDTEPPSLHIRKRHKNGIQVNKSDSVSLDEGTIKGVLREHGYVNAEVTVRGDPTIDEVIDGMMDNRIYIPSMVAVNKTDLVDPSYVPTVKDQLRSHDIDPDECTFISAEKEKGLDALKERIWEKLGLIRIYMDRPSKGVDYEEPLVLKKGATIGDALVKLGGEFEERFRFARVSGPSAKHDDQQVGEEHTLADEDVLRITITR encoded by the coding sequence ATGGGATTGGAGGAGGAGATCGAATCGATCCGCGAAGAGATCAGTTCGACGCCATACAACAAGTCGACCGAGGCACACATCGGCCGGCTGAAGTCGAAACTCGCGGAAAAAAAGGAGAAACTGGAAAACCAGTCGTCTGCGGGCGGCGGCGGTGGCTACTCCGTCGAGAAACACGGCGATGCCACGGTCGCGCTCGTGGGGTTTCCCAGCGTCGGGAAGTCGACGCTGATCAACGCTCTCACGAATGCTGACAGCGAGACTGGCTCCTACGAGTTTACGACGCTGGATGTCAACCCCGGCATGCTCAAATATCGCGGGGCCAACATCCAGATTCTCGACGTCCCGGGCCTCATCGAGGGGGCGGCCGACGGTCGCGGTGGCGGCAAAGAGGTGCTGTCTGTGGTCCGAACTGCTGATCTCGCTGTCTTCCTGCTGTCGGTGTTCGAGATCGACCAGTACGAACGGCTCGACAAGGAGCTGTACTACAACAAGATCCGACTGGATACCGAGCCGCCGAGCCTCCACATTCGCAAACGACACAAAAACGGGATTCAGGTCAACAAAAGCGACAGCGTCAGTCTCGACGAGGGGACGATCAAGGGCGTCCTCCGAGAACACGGCTACGTCAACGCCGAAGTGACCGTTCGCGGCGACCCAACCATCGACGAAGTCATCGACGGCATGATGGACAACCGCATCTACATCCCCTCGATGGTCGCGGTCAACAAGACCGACTTGGTCGACCCGAGCTACGTCCCGACGGTGAAAGACCAACTCAGGTCCCACGACATTGATCCCGACGAGTGTACGTTTATCAGCGCCGAGAAGGAGAAGGGACTCGACGCGCTCAAAGAACGGATCTGGGAGAAACTCGGCCTGATCCGCATTTATATGGATCGCCCGAGCAAGGGCGTCGACTACGAGGAGCCGCTGGTGCTCAAAAAGGGGGCCACAATCGGTGATGCGCTGGTCAAACTCGGCGGCGAGTTCGAAGAGCGATTCCGGTTTGCACGTGTCAGCGGCCCGAGTGCGAAACACGACGACCAGCAGGTCGGCGAGGAGCACACACTCGCTGACGAAGACGTCCTGCGGATTACGATCACACGGTGA